In Methanocaldococcus sp. FS406-22, the genomic stretch GATAGCAAAAAAGATATTGGAGCAATAACATATTATGTTTTTAAGAATACAGATGTTGAGGAGGTGCAGATTATATGCTACTATGCAGGAGGGGGAGGGTTCCAACCCTACTACAAATTTAAGATAAAGAGAAGGGATGCTGAATTGTCTGGACTTTTAAATGTTTCGGAAAAAGAACTACCTTCTGCAGTCTTATATTATATAGATAAGCTGATATCTTTAGGAGATATTTGGGTTAATAACAGGTTACCAGTAACAAAATAGCCTTATAGTTTTTTGCAAAAGTTATTAAAACCATATTATATGGAAAATTGAACATCTCCTATTTGGAGACATTCATAAGTTGTCATTATTCATTCCAAAATGTTCTGCAAAAAAACTATAATAGTGGGGGAGGTAAAAATGGTTCGTGTAGTTCCTTTAACTGATGAAGAAAAAATGAGTATCGTCTCTGGATTAAGAAGTTCAGTGCCTGCTACAAAGTTAGTGACATTGAGAAAGTTACAGGAGATTGCTGAAGTTAGACCAGAGGCAATCATATACTTGGATACTTATGATAAGGTAACGTTGAATGAAATTATTACGTTACTAAATCAGATAATCGAATACGACCCTGATGAGATTCTAAGAAGAGAGGCAATGATAACTCTTGAAAAAGTTAAGAAAGCATTAGGTACTAAGTTTTCAACATTTGTTCCACTCTGTAATTCATGTAAATCTCCAATTGACTTGGGGTGGAATTACTGTACTAACTGTGGGGCGGAAATTAAAAACATGACGTTTGAAGAGGAAATAGAGAGATGTAAAAACTGTAATAATTACATTTCAGATTCTTGGAAATACTGTGCTCACTGTGGTGCAAAGTTAAAAGAAGAGGAAGAAGAGGTTTTAAGATGTCCAAACTGTAAGAGACCTGTACAACCTGAGTGGATTATCTGTCCATATTGTGGTTATAGACTTAAAAGAAAGCCCTAAATTCTAAATGTTTAATTTTCTCCTCACATTTTTCACAACTTTGCTATATAACGCTATATTATACTTACTTCCCAACTTCCCATAGTGCCATCTTGTTTTCCATGGATTTTTTAGTAAGTTGGATTTTGCTTTTATTAACTCTTCAGTTTTTATTTTTAATAAATTTAAGAACTCCTTTGGTGACAAATCATCTGGTTTTTCTATATTTAACTCGCTAAATTTTGTGTATGCATTTCCAACTTCCCATATAAAATGGGCGTCACTTCCAAAAGCCATTGCAAAATCATATTTTTCAGCATATTCTAAAGCTTTTAAGTTTGGTTCTATACTTCTACATCTACTATTAAAAACTTCAACAATATGGACGTATTTTAAAAACTCCCTCTCTTCTAACACATTAAATTTTGCCAAACTCCTTCTCCTACTCATGTCAAAAGGATGTGGAAGGTAAATTAAAGCCCCCTGCTCTCTAACTCTATCTAACGCTTCATACAAATCTAAATTTGCTGGGATTTCTTCAGTTAGGAATAAACCAATAAACTCTCCGCTATTTGTTGCTATCTCCTCTCCAGGTATTGCAAAATCTAACTTAGTTAGTTTATTGTGGTCACAAATAGCTGGGATAATATTTCTCTTTATACACAATTTTTCTAAAAGACCTCTTGGATTTAAAGAGCACTTACTCACTATAGAATGCATATGCAAATCTACTTTCATTGATGTCCCCAATGTATTTTATAATAAAGTTTTTAATAATAATAACTCAACATGACTTATAAAAATTTAATCATGACTTAAAACTAAATTATAGCTATTATTTAATAATCAAAAAACTCAAAACCGGCAACTGTAAATAAAAATACTGACGTTAAGAGATATCTCTCTTCCTGAGCAACCCAAAATAAGGGCATAATTAAAAATACTACTGCAAGGGTTAGGATATAATATTTAAATGAACTGTTTTTAATGATTTTTTCTCTTTTAATGATAAAAAGTGTTAATAATACAGTTATTGGGAAAGCAATGTCCATTAAAAATTTGGGTAGATAAAATATAACATTTTTAATAAAAATATCTAATGAAATTCCTCCTTTTGTAGAAATCTCACCAACATAGCCATATATTTCTCCTCCACTTATAAAAAGCAAAGTAAGATACAACACAATCGATAACATTAAATATAATAATGACTGCTTATTTTTTTGATAAAAAGCATATATTAAAGGAATAGCTAAAGAATGAACTCTAACCAAAGCTGAAATTGAAGTCAATAGAGATAATATAATGATTTCTAAATTTTTGCCTTTGAAATTTTTTAAAATATGCAAGATTATCATTAAAAATGTTAAAAATGTTAATTCAGTGGAAAACATTAAAATATATTTTTTGAATAATGGAATTCCTAAGAGTATTAACATCACAATCAATCCTAAAAACTTCCTTTTGAAATAAAGAAATATAAATCCAACCATGATAAAGAACATATAGATTTGATAAAACACAATGCTTTCCAAAGATGGTTTAAAAATATGAAACCAAACATATAAACAATAAGAAAGACCACAAAAGCTTCTTCCAGAGATTATCGTTTCATAATGTCCTAAATATAGGAGAGATAATGCCCCATCCAAATAAACAAATAGTGCATCCCAAACAATACCAAAGTCATACTTATGCCAAAAAATCCATAATGCAGAGATAATTAACGCAACTATATAATAAGGGCTTCTAATATAATAGTAAAATATTGCAGAAGTAATCAACAAAATTATAAAGAATAAGAGTAAATCATTAAATTCGTAAGTTATATGTTTTGCAAATAGTCTCCCAATAGTGCTAGGCAAATTCTCATCACTGCCAGTTATATAGAGAGTGTTATTATAATAAATAACTGCTGGACAAAAAGAGACAATATATGGCAGTTTAATATTCCAATTATCCCTCATTTGTGGATTGTTATTAATATTTCCAACATAAATGACTGTTTTATTTCCATGATGGTCTTTTTTTAAAGAATAATATATAAATTTAGACCATTTTTTTGATATTGGGCTATTTCCTTCAATTATTATCCAGTTTCTTTTTTCAATTATTGTTTTTAATATTAACTCCTTTGATGGGTAGAATATTAAATTTCCACTACAATTAATATTATAGAAATTGGATAACACCAAATAGGCGGTTTCAACCCTATCCTTTCCAGCAAATCTTTTATAATTTCCAATATTAAAACATTCAGGAACTGAATATTTTCCACCAATAATGATTATTTCTGTTGCGTTCAGATTTTTTAATTCATTAACATATTTTTCATCTGTTGAACCCCAAGGAATTATAAATGGTGTTGCATTCAAATGTTCAGAAAGTTGATAAACTAGTGTTTTATCTTGGTCAGAGCCAACAACAACAGTTTGTGCAGAAGAATGGTTTATTATTAATGTAAGGATAATGAAAAATAATATTAAGGGTTTTTTCATTTTACCACTCTTTGCTTAAATAATCATTTTTAATTAGTTCTTTTATTTTATCTAAGGCCTTCTCTTCACCATACATATAGCTATATACTTCATAAATATCCAATAAAGCCGCTAATGGTTTAATTTCATCTAAAGAATTATATTGACTAACTATTTTTTCTTCTTCTTTCGCTTTTTCTTTTAATCCTAATATATAGTAAATAAACATAATCTTCGCATAGGTAGCTTTTGAGTATTTATACTTATATTCGTCTTTTAAATAGCCGTTATCTCCTTCATAATCAATAATATACTCAGCTGATTTATTTATTGCTTCTAAAACCCTTGTGTCATTAGATAGTTTGTAATAGGCTCCTAAGCTATAAGCTACTTGAATAGTGTCAGATATTGACCTTCCCCATTTTCCATCTTGTTTTTGCTCTTTTAAAACGTAATTGATGTAATCGTTAAGCTGACTCCTATTTATTAAATTTAACTCATAGAGGTAAGGAATTAAAGAAGCTACTTCAACTACGTCTTCTTCTTTATTGGTTGTTATGTTATAATCTATCTCTGAAACTTCCTTTTTTATATAGGATATAGCTTTATTCTTATTTTTGAAATTCATGTTTATTATCGGCTCAAGAACTCTTACAGTTGTTAATACGTCTTCTTTTGGAGGAATTCCAGTTACATAAGCACCATCCTTCATCTCTTTATATGCCAACCATTTTAGTAAATAATCCCTTCTCTCTTTAAATCTTGAATCATTTGTTTTCTTGTAATACATATCATAAATCTTACAAATCTTTGCATTTAATACGAAGTCTGCTTTGTATCCTTCATCAAAGTCAGCGTAGTTATACCCTGTCCAGAATTTTTCAAGGTAATTTACTAGAGGGTCGTTATATCTTATTTCACCTTTATTTTTTGGCTCTAAGGTTGCATTTGGGATATATTTATAGATTTCAGAATTTCCATTAGCAAATAGTAATTTAAAGTGAGTGTCATAAGCGACATACTCCGAAAGTCCATGCTTTATTATTCCATAGTTTCTTATTGTCTTATCTAAATAGACATATGAGACATTGTACTTCTTTAGTAAATAATAAGTTCTCTCCTTATCGACTTCTCCAAACATTGCAACCAAGTCAGAATATGCCATCATTACATCTCTCAAACTTGGTGGTTTTCCCATAAAGCCTTGATAAACCTTCATCCAAGTTAATATATCCCTTCTATGAGTGTTTCCTATGAGTAGATATCCTGTAGTCCACCAAGTTAGAAATACTGAATTTTCAGGAGTATTTTTCTTAATCCAATCAAATGCTTCTTTATCTTTTACTGTTGGTGGCTTTATGAATAGATACGCTCCAGATACACCTTGAGTAGTAGAAACCAAGATAAAAATCGACAATAGTATTGCATATATTTTCTTTTTATTTATTTTAAATTTAAGTTTTAGGTTATTTAAGCTCAGTTTTATTTTTTCTACCCATCCTGGGAGATTCATATAGATATATTCAGAGGCCATTATTGATAATGGAAAGGTTGCATAAGGGTCTCTAAATCTAAATGAAAAACTACCTATTGTCAAAAATGCCAAAGCCCATAGTGCAATACCTTTTTTTAGGTTATCTCCTCTTAAATACATATTAAGTGCTAAAAATCCAAATATTAGTTGAACAACTCCTATCCATTTAAAGTATCCTAATAAACTAACTTCAGATTTAGGGATTCTACTTATTGCGTTAGATATCATTCCACCATCTACAAAGAATAATGCCACTATTCCAAATAAGAAAACCCCCATCAAAATTAACATATACTTCGTATATCTTCTTGTGTATTCATACAAATAAGGGAGTGACATAAAGAATCCTGCCAATACAAACATTACCCATCCTCTATGGGTTACCATATAGATTGGTAGTAAAATTATTAGTAATCCCAAATACTTCCAATTCTTTGATTTTAAAAACCTTGTAAATGTAAACATAGATAGGGTAAATAACAACAATCCTAAATTTTCAGGAATGTAGAGAGAACTTCTATATATAAAATTTGGAGCAAATGCAAAGAATAGTGTTGAAAGTAAGGCCACTTTTTCATTACTTACAACTTCCTTTGCAAAGTAATAATAAACCAATACTGTTAAAGTCCCAATAATTGCAGGTAAAATAAAAAAGACATAATCACTTGGAAATAGCTTATAACATAAAGCTCCAATAATATGAAACATTGGTGGATAGCTATAAGCTTTCAATCCAAGTAGGGAATATATATCTTTTGATATTACACCAAACCCCTCATTAACTATCCTCAGCGTTATATCTCTATGTAAATACTCATCATAAGTAGCTAGGATTAGATTTCTGTGGGGGATTAATCTAACTATGAATGAAATTATTAATAGTAGAATGAGAAATATTTTTTCAGATTTTGAGCTCATTTTATCACCTTAAAAGTTATTTATTAAGTGATAGCAATGGAAGCAATAAAATTAATAAAGAAGTTGGATGTATTTCATCCAATTGTTATTATTATTATTGGACATTTGGCAATTTTTATTCTGTCTCTACCATATTTACATAATTTTAAATTATCTTTGTTATTAAAAATAATCGCAATTACTTTATTATATATCTCTGCATACTCACTTCCATTTGTATTTAATTTTAACTTCAAAGATTGTAAAATGTTGAGTTATTTAGCATTATTTTTATCATCATCTCTTGCATTATTTGGGGCTTTTAAGGTAACTGGCTCTCTAATTTTTGCAGTAATTTATTGGTTATTTATCATAGCTGTTGTAGAGGTTTTTATCAGATATTATAATAAAAAGGTATTTACAGACTTTTTGTTTGTTGTTGGTATTTTATCATTTATTTTGATTCTGTTGAAATATGGAGCGATACCTATATTAGATTATGATGTGAGAATGAAAATTAATTCAGAGCCGTTGAGATTAATAGCTACAGGAGCTTTAATTTATGCAAGCATTGAGAATAAAATTTATTTTATAGTGGCGTTTATACTGCTAATCTTACTTGGATATAAAGCGGGCGTATTAATGCTATTTATTGCATACTTTGTTTATAGGAGGAGATCTTTAAAACATCTTATATTTTATTATATCGGATTACTAATTTTCTTAGGGATTATGGGAAAAATTATTCTGCTGTCATCCAATCAAAACTGGAATTTAAATCCAATAGAACTTTTATGTTATAGGGCTTATTTTGATTTGTATGTTCTTAGCAAGATTATTGAAAGCAATATATTGACCCTTGGGAAAATTACCCTAACTCCTAATGGAGAGCACCTTATAGGCGAGCTACTTTTTAGGTATCCTCATAATATTACAACAACTTTATTTGGAACGATATATCTTGATTTTGGGATTTTTGGAATCTTGTTTGCTATACTATTGGGAGCTGTATCAAAATTTATATATGAGGGTGATAAAAAGCTCTATGCAATA encodes the following:
- a CDS encoding zinc ribbon domain-containing protein, whose protein sequence is MVRVVPLTDEEKMSIVSGLRSSVPATKLVTLRKLQEIAEVRPEAIIYLDTYDKVTLNEIITLLNQIIEYDPDEILRREAMITLEKVKKALGTKFSTFVPLCNSCKSPIDLGWNYCTNCGAEIKNMTFEEEIERCKNCNNYISDSWKYCAHCGAKLKEEEEEVLRCPNCKRPVQPEWIICPYCGYRLKRKP
- a CDS encoding glycosyltransferase family 39 protein is translated as MSSKSEKIFLILLLIISFIVRLIPHRNLILATYDEYLHRDITLRIVNEGFGVISKDIYSLLGLKAYSYPPMFHIIGALCYKLFPSDYVFFILPAIIGTLTVLVYYYFAKEVVSNEKVALLSTLFFAFAPNFIYRSSLYIPENLGLLLFTLSMFTFTRFLKSKNWKYLGLLIILLPIYMVTHRGWVMFVLAGFFMSLPYLYEYTRRYTKYMLILMGVFLFGIVALFFVDGGMISNAISRIPKSEVSLLGYFKWIGVVQLIFGFLALNMYLRGDNLKKGIALWALAFLTIGSFSFRFRDPYATFPLSIMASEYIYMNLPGWVEKIKLSLNNLKLKFKINKKKIYAILLSIFILVSTTQGVSGAYLFIKPPTVKDKEAFDWIKKNTPENSVFLTWWTTGYLLIGNTHRRDILTWMKVYQGFMGKPPSLRDVMMAYSDLVAMFGEVDKERTYYLLKKYNVSYVYLDKTIRNYGIIKHGLSEYVAYDTHFKLLFANGNSEIYKYIPNATLEPKNKGEIRYNDPLVNYLEKFWTGYNYADFDEGYKADFVLNAKICKIYDMYYKKTNDSRFKERRDYLLKWLAYKEMKDGAYVTGIPPKEDVLTTVRVLEPIINMNFKNKNKAISYIKKEVSEIDYNITTNKEEDVVEVASLIPYLYELNLINRSQLNDYINYVLKEQKQDGKWGRSISDTIQVAYSLGAYYKLSNDTRVLEAINKSAEYIIDYEGDNGYLKDEYKYKYSKATYAKIMFIYYILGLKEKAKEEEKIVSQYNSLDEIKPLAALLDIYEVYSYMYGEEKALDKIKELIKNDYLSKEW
- a CDS encoding PHP domain-containing protein; this encodes MKVDLHMHSIVSKCSLNPRGLLEKLCIKRNIIPAICDHNKLTKLDFAIPGEEIATNSGEFIGLFLTEEIPANLDLYEALDRVREQGALIYLPHPFDMSRRRSLAKFNVLEEREFLKYVHIVEVFNSRCRSIEPNLKALEYAEKYDFAMAFGSDAHFIWEVGNAYTKFSELNIEKPDDLSPKEFLNLLKIKTEELIKAKSNLLKNPWKTRWHYGKLGSKYNIALYSKVVKNVRRKLNI